AAACAGATCAATAAAGTGACAATTTGAAGATTATTTATCTGAAAATCTCCTATTTTATAAAGTCTTACCTTTAAAAGTTCAGGAAATGGCCTGGGATTTGGTCCGAATATAACTCTAAAACCGTTCTCAAGCAAAAGCGATATTCCCATAGAAGTAATAAATAAGGTTATTCTAGATGAATTTCTAAGGGGTTTATATGCAATTTTTTCAATTATTATTCCTAAAAGTGCACTTCCGACCATAGCAATTATTAAGGTAGGTATAAATCCTGAATTTAAATTTTTAACTGCCAAAAACCCAAAAAAAGCTCCTGCCATATATATGTCTCCGTGTGCAAAATTCATAAGCTTTACTATGCCATATACCATAGTATATCCAATTGCTATTAAAGCATAAACACCCCCCAACGCTAGTCCATTAACTAATTGCTGAGCAAAATTCATAATGTGCCTCCTGTGTAAAAAGTTATATCTATAGTCATTAAATAAAT
This genomic interval from Clostridium kluyveri contains the following:
- a CDS encoding branched-chain amino acid ABC transporter permease codes for the protein MNFAQQLVNGLALGGVYALIAIGYTMVYGIVKLMNFAHGDIYMAGAFFGFLAVKNLNSGFIPTLIIAMVGSALLGIIIEKIAYKPLRNSSRITLFITSMGISLLLENGFRVIFGPNPRPFPELLKVRLYKIGDFQINNLQIVTLLICFILVILLQIIVYRTKIGKAMRAASFDTEATELMGINVNNTISLTFAIGSALAAAAGVLIGMSYPKIDPYMGMIPGLKAFIAAVVGGIGLIPGAMVGGIVLGISEIFTKAFISTKLSDGIAYIILIIILIFKPSGLLGKKVNEKV